A region from the Streptomyces sp. 3214.6 genome encodes:
- a CDS encoding ABC transporter substrate-binding protein — protein sequence MSFSRRNFLIATGVAAASSSVLTACSSGDSSSNTGSTGKQEAATAKATVVKIGTAEDSKGPAPEVSGAKKGGKVSLLNDDDFSHLDPQRIYYAWNSLAAIVISRTLTGYKIGDDGSMTLVGDLATDVGTMKDGGKTWSFTLKDGVKWEDGSDVTIDDVRHGFERAFASFITEGAVYVQQWLTGTPDFRKSYPGPFTGKHLKSIETSGKTITFHLSEARPDFNYVVAMHSYAPTPVKKDTQQNYDKKPVSNGPYKIKSHVTDKSMVLVRNEHWDPATDPIRNAYPDEFDFTFGIEQLTAIDRLLADSGPDQYAVSWRTIPTERVAKATTQAKDRVFEGLGNGVSVYWINTTRVTDKKVREAIIRAWPTAAIRQLQGGTHRGDYATGIMSPLVAGYESQDVWGKLKNPAGDPAAAKKILEEAGKTGAKVVYAYQNDPVNAKVKVVVEQALKKAGFEVVTKPVDSTTWYDETGKIANPFDIYWGGWGSDWPTGFSVFQPLFDSKVIADGGQNYSHLKDPAVDAAIKAATAEPDQTKANKMWGALDKQVTETASFIPDVYMKRIYLHGSKLGNVKMDPNFDGCMLYKLYVKS from the coding sequence ATGTCCTTTTCGCGCAGAAACTTCCTGATAGCCACTGGCGTTGCCGCCGCGTCGAGCTCCGTGCTGACCGCGTGCAGCAGCGGCGACTCCAGCAGCAACACCGGCTCCACGGGCAAGCAGGAAGCCGCCACAGCCAAGGCCACGGTGGTCAAGATCGGCACGGCGGAGGACTCCAAGGGCCCGGCCCCTGAGGTCTCCGGCGCGAAGAAGGGCGGCAAGGTCTCCCTCCTCAACGACGACGACTTCTCGCACCTCGACCCCCAGCGCATCTACTACGCCTGGAACTCGCTGGCCGCGATCGTCATCTCCCGCACGCTGACCGGCTACAAGATCGGCGACGACGGCTCCATGACCCTGGTCGGCGACCTCGCCACCGACGTGGGCACCATGAAGGACGGTGGCAAGACCTGGTCCTTCACCCTGAAGGACGGCGTCAAGTGGGAGGACGGCTCCGACGTCACCATCGATGACGTCCGCCATGGCTTCGAGCGTGCCTTCGCCAGCTTCATCACCGAGGGCGCTGTGTACGTCCAGCAGTGGCTGACGGGCACCCCGGACTTCCGCAAGTCCTACCCCGGCCCCTTCACCGGCAAGCACCTGAAGTCCATCGAGACCAGCGGCAAGACCATCACGTTCCACCTCTCCGAGGCGCGTCCGGACTTCAACTACGTCGTCGCGATGCACTCCTACGCGCCCACCCCGGTGAAGAAGGACACCCAGCAGAACTACGACAAGAAGCCGGTCTCGAACGGCCCCTACAAGATCAAGTCGCACGTCACCGACAAGTCGATGGTCCTGGTCCGCAACGAGCACTGGGACCCGGCGACGGACCCGATCCGCAACGCCTACCCGGACGAGTTCGACTTCACCTTCGGCATCGAGCAGCTGACCGCGATCGACCGTCTGCTCGCCGACTCCGGCCCCGACCAGTACGCCGTCTCGTGGCGCACCATCCCGACCGAGCGCGTCGCCAAGGCGACCACGCAGGCCAAGGACCGCGTCTTCGAGGGCCTGGGCAACGGCGTCAGCGTCTACTGGATCAACACCACCCGCGTCACGGACAAGAAGGTCCGCGAGGCGATCATCAGGGCCTGGCCGACGGCCGCCATCCGTCAGCTGCAGGGCGGCACCCACCGCGGTGACTACGCGACCGGCATCATGAGCCCGCTCGTCGCCGGCTACGAGTCGCAGGACGTCTGGGGCAAGCTGAAGAACCCGGCGGGCGACCCGGCCGCCGCGAAGAAGATCCTGGAAGAGGCCGGCAAGACCGGCGCCAAGGTCGTCTACGCGTACCAGAACGACCCGGTCAACGCCAAGGTCAAGGTCGTCGTCGAGCAGGCCCTGAAGAAGGCCGGCTTCGAGGTCGTCACCAAGCCGGTCGACTCCACCACCTGGTACGACGAGACCGGCAAGATCGCCAACCCGTTCGACATCTACTGGGGTGGCTGGGGCTCCGACTGGCCGACCGGTTTCTCGGTCTTCCAGCCGCTGTTCGACAGCAAGGTCATCGCCGACGGCGGCCAGAACTACTCGCACCTCAAGGACCCGGCCGTGGACGCCGCCATCAAGGCCGCCACCGCCGAGCCCGACCAGACGAAGGCCAACAAGATGTGGGGCGCCCTGGACAAGCAGGTCACGGAGACCGCCTCCTTCATCCCCGATGTGTACATGAAGCGCATCTACCTGCACGGCTCCAAGCTCGGCAACGTGAAGATGGACCCGAACTTCGACGGCTGCATGCTCTACAAGCTGTACGTCAAGTCCTGA
- a CDS encoding ABC transporter permease, with amino-acid sequence MLRFLVRRVLGAVITLLIISAVTFMLFYAVPRDPARLACGKLCTKETLELIRHNMGITDSLPVQYWHWLTGIFLGRDYPGFGHCDAPCLGYSFVNREPVLSTVADRFPTTFSLAVGSSVVFLIFGVGMGMLAAVKQGRPTDKIASSASLIASSMQIYFVGTLGLYFFVYQWHILDQPAYTNFTDNPASWFTGLMLPWLVLALIWTANYTRMTRSQLVETLSEDYVRTARAKGMSRRNVFFRFAWRGAMGPIVTIFGIDMGVLLGGAMITEKTFSLQGIGMLSVKSVQTSDLPMLLGVMIITASFVVIANIVVDAVYALIDPRIRLA; translated from the coding sequence ATGCTTCGCTTCCTCGTCCGCCGAGTCCTCGGCGCCGTGATCACGCTGTTGATCATCAGCGCGGTCACGTTCATGCTCTTCTACGCGGTGCCGCGCGACCCGGCCCGGCTGGCCTGCGGCAAGCTCTGCACCAAGGAGACGCTTGAGCTGATCCGCCACAACATGGGGATCACGGACTCGCTGCCGGTGCAGTACTGGCACTGGCTCACGGGCATCTTCCTGGGCCGCGACTACCCGGGCTTCGGCCACTGCGACGCGCCGTGCCTGGGCTACTCGTTCGTCAACCGCGAGCCCGTCCTGTCCACCGTGGCCGACCGCTTCCCGACGACCTTCTCGCTGGCCGTCGGCTCCTCCGTGGTCTTCCTGATCTTCGGCGTCGGCATGGGCATGCTCGCCGCGGTGAAGCAGGGCCGCCCCACCGACAAGATCGCCTCCAGCGCCTCGCTGATCGCCTCGTCGATGCAGATCTACTTCGTGGGCACGCTCGGTCTGTACTTCTTCGTGTACCAGTGGCACATCCTCGACCAGCCGGCCTACACGAACTTCACCGACAACCCGGCCAGTTGGTTCACCGGACTGATGCTGCCCTGGCTGGTCCTGGCGCTCATCTGGACCGCCAACTACACCCGTATGACACGCTCCCAGCTGGTCGAGACGCTCAGCGAGGACTACGTCCGCACCGCCCGGGCCAAGGGCATGTCCCGGCGCAACGTCTTCTTCCGCTTCGCCTGGCGCGGCGCGATGGGGCCGATCGTCACCATCTTCGGCATCGACATGGGCGTCCTCCTCGGCGGCGCGATGATCACCGAGAAGACCTTCAGCCTCCAGGGCATCGGCATGCTGTCCGTGAAGTCCGTGCAGACGAGCGACCTGCCCATGCTGCTCGGCGTCATGATCATCACCGCGTCCTTCGTGGTCATCGCCAACATCGTGGTCGACGCCGTGTACGCCCTGATCGACCCGCGCATCCGCCTCGCCTGA
- a CDS encoding ABC transporter ATP-binding protein: MTSTDQQPFLSVKDLKVHFSTEDGTVKAVDGLSFDLVRGKTLGIVGESGSGKSVTNLTILGLHNPDSTQVEGSIVLDGEELNGAAEKTLEKLRGNKMSMIFQDALASLSPYHTIGRQIGETYRKHTGCSKQEARARSIEMLRRVGIPQPETRVDDYPHQFSGGMRQRAMIAMALVCDPELLIADEPTTALDVTVQAQIMDLLKDLQREFGTAIIFITHDLGVIADIADEVLVMYGGRCVERGTKQEVLRDPQHPYTWGLLSSMPSLDHPVDVPLNPIPGSPPSLLNPPTGCRFHPRCAFADKVDGGRCVTEQPLLQITDGRGSACHLTADQRAEYFSDLAGSAAN; encoded by the coding sequence GTGACGAGCACCGATCAGCAGCCCTTCCTGTCCGTCAAGGACCTGAAGGTGCACTTCTCGACCGAGGACGGCACCGTCAAGGCCGTCGACGGCCTCTCTTTCGACCTCGTTCGCGGCAAGACGCTGGGCATCGTGGGGGAGTCGGGGTCCGGCAAGTCGGTCACCAACCTGACCATCCTGGGCCTGCACAACCCGGACAGCACCCAAGTCGAGGGCTCCATCGTCCTCGACGGCGAGGAGCTGAACGGCGCCGCGGAGAAGACCCTGGAGAAGCTGCGCGGCAACAAGATGTCGATGATCTTCCAGGACGCGCTGGCCTCGCTGTCGCCGTACCACACCATCGGCAGGCAGATCGGCGAGACGTACCGCAAGCACACGGGCTGCTCCAAGCAGGAGGCCCGGGCGCGTTCGATCGAGATGCTGCGGCGGGTCGGGATCCCGCAGCCGGAGACCCGGGTGGACGACTACCCGCACCAGTTCTCCGGCGGTATGCGCCAGCGCGCGATGATCGCGATGGCGCTGGTCTGCGACCCCGAGCTGCTGATCGCCGACGAGCCGACCACGGCGCTCGACGTGACGGTCCAGGCGCAGATCATGGACCTGCTCAAGGACCTCCAGCGGGAGTTCGGCACCGCGATCATCTTCATCACGCACGACCTGGGCGTCATCGCGGACATCGCCGACGAGGTGCTGGTGATGTACGGCGGCCGGTGCGTGGAGCGCGGCACCAAGCAGGAGGTGCTGCGCGACCCGCAGCACCCGTACACCTGGGGTCTGCTCAGCTCGATGCCGAGCCTGGACCACCCGGTCGACGTGCCGCTGAACCCGATCCCCGGCTCGCCGCCCTCGCTGCTGAACCCGCCCACGGGCTGCCGCTTCCACCCGCGGTGCGCGTTCGCCGACAAGGTCGACGGGGGCCGGTGCGTCACGGAGCAGCCGCTGCTGCAGATCACCGACGGCCGGGGTTCCGCCTGCCACCTCACCGCCGACCAGCGTGCCGAGTACTTCTCCGACCTCGCCGGCAGCGCGGCGAACTGA